The genome window tatttgagaggtagagttatagagatagaccgatagagatcttccatccactggttcactccccaaatggctgcaatggccagtgctgggccagtctgaagccaggagctaaaagcttcttccgggtctcccagctgGTGCagggagtgcttgggccatcttgtggtgttttcccaggccatagtagacagctggacagaagaggagcagccaggacacaactggcacctatatggatgccagcgccacaggtggaggcttaacctactacgccacagtgctagccctgatttttgtttttaaaatttacttgggggatttgggggtgggagacaaaataattttttttttttgacaggcagagtggacagtgagagagagagacaaagagaaaggtcttcctttgctgttggttcaccctccaatggccgccacggctggagcgccgcagctggcgcaccgcgctgatccgatggcaggagccaggcgcttatcctggtctcccatggggtgcagggcccaagcactcgggccatcctccactgcactcccaggccacagcagagagctggcctggaagaggggcaacagggacagaatctgatgccccaaccgggactagaacctggtgtgccggtgctgcaaggcagaagattagcctagtgagccgcggcgccggcacaaaaTAAATTTGAGAGGCCAGCAGGGAcctaaagacttgggctgtcctctactgatttccaaggcgcactagcagggagctgggtcagaagtagagcagctgggacttgaactggcacccacataggatgctggcactgcaggtgaccaCCTAACATGCTAAGCTACAATGCTGGTTCCCACATACGGACTTTTTAATGATGGAGGATACTTCACCTGCACAAAATCTTCAGGAACGTGAGGCCCAGTGTCACACAATTCCAAGTTCAGGTGACAAGAATGGTGTCAGGGCTGGGGAATGGGACACCTGTGTCGGCACACACAAGGGCAACCACAGGCCTTCATTTGTGATGGGCCACAGAGTCGCTGACATATGGCCCTGTTACTCTACGCAGGGCCACAGGAACTGAGAAAGTGGGGCAGGTGCTTGCCCTTGTCTTTGCCCAAGCAGCGCAGCAGCAAGGCCTGAACCTGTGGGGTCCCCATGGTTGTGGGACTCACTGAGACTCCTGCAAGCTGGTCAGACATTTATTGGGAGAGCGGAGCCCGCGCTCCATGCTGTGGCCTTTCAGACTGATACGATTTCAATGTGGAATTCGGGCTGCTTGGGAGGGACTCTGTATTGAACCTGCAAGAAGTCACTGCTCTGGAGGGGAGGTGTGTCCTTCTGGGGCTGGAACACGCAGACAGCGTCGCAGATCTGGCAGTAGCACTGCCGGCAGCGACACATGCGAATCCACGACTGCACCTTGACGGCCGCCTGCTCCTGTACTATGTAGAGCCTCAACAGCTTCAGCCGCCGCTGCTGGTACTTCCGCTGAAGGACCGTCCTCCACCAGCACTGGATCGTCCAGGCCCTGAGGGCGGCCACCAGCAGAGTCCTTCGCACCAGGAGGCCGCGCCACCAGGCCTGGATACAGCCCGCCGCCAGGACCATCTTTTGTTGGCGCTGTTTTGCAAGAAGCATCTAACCAAGCGAAGCAGAGGGATCCCCGTGAATTTGTCACCGTCAAACGCAGGAGGCTCCCTTAGCCCTCGGCCTGTCCCCCAGGGATTCTGAGGACCCAGGAACGCTGGGCGGTTTTAGCCTCTGCTTCTGCTCATCCCCTGAGCCATGGTCTCTTGTGGGTATGTTGGGGCTGCTCTTGTCCCCCAAACCCCACAGGTTCATGGAGCAGGGGAACTCTGTGACCCTGAAGGCCTGCCTCAGCTGCTctgtgctgcctcctgcagctcctgCGCTGGCCTCTGGGGTCTTAGTGCCGACCCCCCACTCCCACCAAGGCACAGGACACAGACTTCTGTCTACTTCCACTCAGTCGTTCCACATCCTTGTGGGCCCAGGCCGACCCTTGTCCCCCTTCCCAGAACCCACCGTGCTGCTCCACACCCACCGTGGGGCGTGTGcacctcctgcccacccccatccTGTCTCCACACTAAGCACCCACCGTTCACCCGGCATAGGGAGGGGACCAGGGGACAAGAGAGCGAGGCTGAACCAAGCCCCGTGGGACCAGCGATGGAGCCTCCGCTTGCAGGGGGTCCGAGGGCCGGTGTTTGTGCTTCATTCCCGCTCGGGCCCCACCTACCTTCCGCTGCCGCTCTCTATCTCTGTTATCTCTGACTCGGCCAGGTTGCTGCAATCAGAgtgtgaggtggggagcaggggtgaggAGCGCCTCTGTGCAAGGTCCCCACAGCCCCGCTCCCCACTCTTTCCTGGGGTCCCATGGTGGCGTCTTCTGCTTCTTCTGCCAAGGAGCATGCGTGCGCGTgcgcgcacgtgcacacacacacacccagccccaGGGGAGTGCCCGTGACTGAGTCTTACACAACATTCATTGCCCATGGTTGGAGGGAGTGGTTCCGGTGTTCACACCACCTCTGCTTactgctcccccagccctggcagggccGGAAGGGTGTGGAGGAGACGGCCACGATGTCACAAGGGCAGCTATGACCAGGGACCCGGTTGTCTTCCCCAGGTCAAAGCTGTTGGGTGAAGGGGAGACCCCTGCCCGTTTCCCTCCTGCCGGAGGGGGACCAGAGTCCTCCGAGGGATCGCTGCCCGTGGCTGTCTGTCCTTTCCCGAGCGTGACCTCCGGCACGGCCCACTCACAGGCCCGCACCGTGGGCAGGCGCTGGGCAGAGCGGCTCCTGCCTGGCCACTGCTGGCAGCTGGATTGGGCTGCCCCCCACACTCCCGGGCTTTCTGCCATGGCACCCATCTCTGCAGATGGCCGAGTCCTGCTGTTATCAGGGAGCCCATGGGGCCAAGAAGGGTCCTGCTGGAGACACGGGGGCcagtctgccccctccccctgccctcctcgTGGCTGCTGGGTGGTTTAGTTCACAGCCTCTGTTCCTTAAAACCAACCTTGCGTCCTGTGTCTGAAACTTCACGGCCCGAGGCACTTTCCCATCTAGGTTGCTGAGTCTGCGAGGGGCCCTGCCCCTGAGGACTGCTCTGGGGGCAGCCGTGGCTGAGTCTCCCAGGGGAGCAGCGCTGCAGGCTGCTTCCCAGACCACGGTCTCCGCCGTGGCGGGAACTGTGCCTCTCAGGGCACTGTCTGTCCACTTCCTGCCACCCAAGGAGAGGGCGCAGCTTCCTGCCCTTCCCTACACAAGTTGAAATTGCTTGGGATCTGGGACCAGCACATCCGTGTGGTGCCATGGTGATGCTTAGTGGGAGAATCCTGAGAGCCTAGGAAAGCTGTTGCTTCTCTGGGCACAATGACAGGTGTCACACAGGAGGCCAGGGGCCACTGTTCAGCAGATAAGAGCTGGATACAGAGCAAGGAAAAGCTACAAGGCTCTGTATCTGGCCTCAAAACATCTGAGCCaacgttgtggcttagtgggtgaagccatgGCCTGCGATGCAGTTGTttgtgtccccactgctctactgtcagtccagttccctgctgctaacggcctgggagagcagtggaagatggcccaagtgttcaggcccctgccactcaggtgagagacctggatgaatctcccggctcctgtcttcagcctggcccagccctggctgttgtggccatctgggaagtgaaccagcatttggaggattgattttctctctttccctctctgtaattctgactttaactaactaaataaatctttaaaaaagaaagaccatCTGCTCCCCTTCTGTCTCCCCTGTCTCATGCAAGTTCTTTGGCAGCTTGATTCCCCATGCCGTCAGTGATGGGGATTCTGGGaatgtcattgtttttttttttttttttgaaagaagtgCTTTGACAAACCCTGACACGTGACTGCCACGTGTGCTGTAGTTTGAGAagttctccctttcttctttaggTCTAACATCCTCAATAGGATTTTTCCATGGGGAGATTTCTCTCTGCAGGAGCGGTGTGGAGAGGTTTTCTTGGAAGTGAAGGCTGTGACATGAAGCTTCGGGGTAAGTGGAGTCATGGGTAAGAGAAGGACCCAACCcgttcatctctttttttttatcgCAGTCATTTCATGAGTGGCTACTGGGTGCCCATGGGTCCCTCCTGAAGACTGGAACTAGGCAAATTAGAGAACTCCAAATCTGGCTAGTAAGTGACCCATCTCTGGTTCAGATCACGCTCACAACATTGTGATGATGAGCTGATCTGTCCGTTAAGCCATGCACTTTCCCTTTTTACTACACTGCACACCATTACAAGAATGATCTAGTCTTCTGTGTGCACGAAATTAAAGACAACCACATATTTATAGTCTAGAATTCTGAGGCCTACCTTCTATGaagcttttcatttaaaaaaccagtgttttcttttttttcataaagatgtatttatttatttgaaggagttagaggagaggcagagagagagacaggtcttccatctgctgtcactccccaattggccgccactATCgaagctgcgtcgatctgaagccaggagccaggagtttcttctgggtctctcacgtgggtacagggccccaaggacttagaccatcttctactgctttcccaggccatagcagagagctggattggaagtggagcaagcagccaggactcaaaccggcgcccatatgggatgccggcgcttcaggccagggcgttcacctgttgcaccacagcgctggtcccaaccAATGGTTTCAAACCCCTTCCTGAAATGtcacataacattttttttttaagatttattttttatttatttgaaaaagagaggtagagaccgagagagagggcttccatctgctggttcactccccaattggccgcaatggccggagctgacccgatccgaagccaggaaccaggagcttcttccatgtgtcccacatgggtacaggggcccaagcacttgggttgtctgctactgcttttctaggccatggcagagagttggatcggaagaggagcagccgggaccagaaccggtacccatatgggatgccagtgcttcaggccagggctttaaccctctgtaccacagtgccagccactttttttttttaagatttattttatttatttgaaatacataattagagtcttccatccactggttcactcaccaattggctgcaatggccagagctgagctgatccgaagccaggagcttcttccaggtctcccatgcagatgcaggggctcaaggacttgggccacct of Oryctolagus cuniculus chromosome 10, mOryCun1.1, whole genome shotgun sequence contains these proteins:
- the IQCF3 gene encoding IQ domain-containing protein F3 — translated: MGNECCQPGRVRDNRDRERQRKMLLAKQRQQKMVLAAGCIQAWWRGLLVRRTLLVAALRAWTIQCWWRTVLQRKYQQRRLKLLRLYIVQEQAAVKVQSWIRMCRCRQCYCQICDAVCVFQPQKDTPPLQSSDFLQVQYRVPPKQPEFHIEIVSV